The DNA segment CATTCGTAGTTTTGAGAATGTTGATTAACACAGGATACGTCAGCAACTTATATTTTTCTTCTGCAAGTGCTGCATAAGCACGCATTCTCCGAGGCATATCCAATGTGGGACGCAGTTGTAATTCATTGAGAACAAGAAAATTGCCGTACTGGGGACTTTTAGCACGAATTAAAACATCACTTTCTCGACTTATCCACTGAAATTCTGAGTTGAGTATTTCCTGTGCTGTAATATCGGGAATTTGCGTTACCCATTTTACCCAGTTATCAGGTGCGAGGCTAATCAAACGTTTTGTGCTGACATCTGCGGATTTTGTCATGGTGTTGTAAGTAAGTCGGCGTAAATAATTAAAGGGTTGTAGTCAGGACTTTAGTCCTGAATTAAGGGCTTAAGCCCTTACTAAGAGCTAAATCACCAGAATTTTACTTAGATGCTTCTACAAGTATTAGATAAAAATATTCAAAATTGTGTTGGGAGAGTCGCAGCGCGACTCTAATTCCCTGACTAATTAGCTAATTCTTGATACCGTTTTTGAAGGTCAGCAATTGTGAATACCGTCTGAAAGTTCAACCCCACGGACTGATAAAACTCTGCGCCACCTTGTAGTCGGTCTACAAGTGTAATTACGGTATCAACCGTATAACCAGCTTCCCGAAGTCGCTCAACGGCTTTCATGGCTGATTTCCCCGTAGTGACCACATCTTCCAAAACGATGACTTTTGCACCTTCTGGCAAATTTGGCCCTTCAATATAAGCCCTTGTTCCATGACCTTTGGCTTCTTTGCGAATAATCAGGGCTGGTATGGGGCGATTTTCATAAGCAGAAACCACACTCACGGCTGAGACAATAGGATCAGCACCCAATGTTAACCCGGCTACAGCTTGTGTATCTGTGGGTAACAGGGATAAAAGAATACGACCAATGGCTAAAGCGCCTTGGGGATGAAGTGTTACCTGCTTACCATTAATGTAGTAAGAACTGCTTTGTCCTGAAGATAGGACAAAATCACCCTCTTGATAAGCGAGTTGGCAAAATAAATTTAGTAGTTTGTCGTGCAGGGTTGTCAGGTCACTAGTAGCTGCACTATCTGATTGGGTAAAGGTTTCAGTAGTATACGTCATTACAAAACAGGCAAAATTATGTTACACCAAAGGTTGAACTAATCAGAGTTCTGAAGTTAAGCATAAGTTACGATTGCCCAAAAGTTGAGGAGTAAAGAATATGGGTATAAATGTTAAAACCTTTGGTGGATTATTAGCGTTGCTAGTTTCTGGTGTGGCTTTTCCTTCTGTTGTAGTTGCTCAAACAGAAACACCCAATTATGAAAGCACAAATGATACATTTGAGCGCGCTTTTTTTCAAAACGATCGCAACTTCTACGAGAATAACAGCCCTGAGCGTCAGCTAGACTCATTTGTGGGCTTTGGTTCTCCTTCGCGTAATTCTTTCCCAGAAAATGAAATCGCCCGTGATGCTGAGTTGGTTAATATTCTATATCGTGATGTTTTCCAACAGCAGGTAGGCAATGATCCCTATATTCGCACACCAGATTTACCAAATCCTTATGACACATCAATGCTCATGTCTCCTCGCTTTAATGCTAACAAGCTCAGAGTTGGGACTGAGTTTCGATTTGAAAATATAACAAAACGCTGAAATTGCTAAGTTTCATATGGGGGCTGGGAAACTAACTGTTCAGCACTTAGCAAATTTCTCTAGAGACGCGATTAATCACGTCTCTACTCAGCGCTTAAAAAATCCAGGGTGCAGGAGTTGAACCTGCCTTGGGCAAATTATGAGTTTGCTGCCTCAACCGCTCGGCCAACCCTGGTCGAATTCCTATTGTAGCCTAATTTTATCTGCTTGTGTAGACTCAACAATAGTATATCCAATATTAATAGTACATATAGGACTCATATTTGATTTATGAACACACGTAGTGGCGTGTGTTCACGAAGTGTAAAGCACCAAGACCCAGAAGACGGTGCGTTAGGCTAAAGCCATAACACACCCTACATATACTTAGATTTTTTGAATAATCAAATCGGATTCCTATATTTCCTCGAAAATAGTGAAGGGTGGAATTAATTAAATTTTGTTAAGAATTGAGCTACACTCTATCAATATTTTCAATAGCAAAAAATCAACAGACTGATGTATATACGTCATCACCCGCTTAAAATCGCCAATCTATCGGTACAGTGAGGGTAGGAAGTTCCGGGTTACGTTAAAGTATTTTGAGGTGGGATTTTGTCCAGGTTGCACGCACACACTTTTTATTTAATACCCTTAAAATAGAGCAGGATTTTTCCGCAATAGCTTGTCAGCGATGAAAATAAATTCCACTGTATTTTTAACTTTAACGTTGTTAATTCTGATGCTGGGTGCAGGTTCTGTGAGTGCGTTTTTGGGTTTTGAGATGGGGAGTTCAGCGCTCAAAGGTGTGACAACTCCAGATGGTCGCCCTACTAGCAAATTTCCTAAGAGTAAGACCAATAACTCTCAACAGTTAGGGGTTGTACTTTTAAAAGAAGATGAAATCCTGAAAATTGTGAAGGCTCGAATTGAAGGCAAATCCAAGGCGGCTAAATCAGAAAAGCTAGAGGAAAATGAGGAAGAAACCAGAAGCATTAGGCAAAAGCCCAAGGAACAACCCTCGGCAGTGGTTCCAGAAAAACTTGAACCAGGATTTCCAGTTAGTGCCGAGAGTGAGGGTGTAACTTTTGCTGTGCAATCTGTTCGCTATTCTGGCGGTGATTTACTCATGAGAGTGAATATGCAAAATAAAGGTTCTGATTCTGTGCGCTTTTTGTATAGTTTTTTGGATGTTAGTGACGAAAAAGGACGAACACTAAGTGCTAGCACAGAGGGTTTACCAGCAGAATTACCTCCCGATAGCCCAGCCGTTTCAGGTACGGTGATTATTCCTACGGCTTTATTGGATGATGTGAATAAGATATCTTTGTCTCTAACAGACTATCCTGCTCAAAAACTGAAGTTAGAGGTGTTAAATGTTCCTGTAGAAAGGTAAATGGGGAGTGGGGAGTGGGGAGTGGGGAGTGGGGAGTGGGGAGTGGGGAGTAGGATTCCAAAATGGGGGCATGATTTTTACACGAGCTTTGGCGGTGAGTGGTTTTTCTAGCTTATTTTGGACGGATGTGGGGCTGAGATTGTTATCAGTGCTATTGCTGATTGCGATCAATGCTTTTTTTGTGACGGCAGAGTTTTCCATGGTGACAGTTAGGCGATCGCGTATCCATCAGCTGGTTGAGGCTGGTGATATTCCGGCGATCGCAGTTCAAGGACTACAACGTAGTATTGAGAGATTATTATCTACAACTCAGTTAGGCATTACCCTTTCTAGTTTGGCGCTGGGATGGATTGGCGAAAGTTCGATTGTGGTACTGGTGAAGTCATGGTTAAAATCCTGGCCTTTACCCTTAGAGATGAGTAATGTGATCGCTCATTCCCTATCAATTCCCATCGCCTTCTTTTTAATCGCCTATTTGCAAATTGTTTTAGGTGAATTATGTCCTAAATCAGTAGCTATGTTGTACTCGGAAGAACTGGCGAGATTTTTGGGGACTTCCATCAAAGCCATCGTCCGGTTTTTTAACCCCTTCATCTGGATTCTCAACCAATCAACTCGGTTTTTGTTGCGACTTTTTGGCATTGAATATACTGGACAAAGTTGGCGATCGCCTGTAACTTCAGAGGAATTGCAACTGATCATCTCCACAGAACGAGAATCTACTGGTTTAGAGCTTTCAGAACGAGAATTGCTGAATAATGTCTTTGAGTTTGGGGATGTCATCGCCCAAGAAGTGATGACTCCCCGGACTAGCATTGCAGCCTTGTCAAAAGCTGCCACTTTCCAGAACTTACTTCAGGAAATGATCTCTACTGGTCATTCGCGCTATCCCATCATTGGAGAGTCTTTAGATGACATTCTGGGCATAGTGTACTTTAAAGATTTGGCACAACCCCT comes from the Nodularia sp. NIES-3585 genome and includes:
- the pyrE gene encoding orotate phosphoribosyltransferase yields the protein MTYTTETFTQSDSAATSDLTTLHDKLLNLFCQLAYQEGDFVLSSGQSSSYYINGKQVTLHPQGALAIGRILLSLLPTDTQAVAGLTLGADPIVSAVSVVSAYENRPIPALIIRKEAKGHGTRAYIEGPNLPEGAKVIVLEDVVTTGKSAMKAVERLREAGYTVDTVITLVDRLQGGAEFYQSVGLNFQTVFTIADLQKRYQELAN
- a CDS encoding hemolysin family protein, which gives rise to MIFTRALAVSGFSSLFWTDVGLRLLSVLLLIAINAFFVTAEFSMVTVRRSRIHQLVEAGDIPAIAVQGLQRSIERLLSTTQLGITLSSLALGWIGESSIVVLVKSWLKSWPLPLEMSNVIAHSLSIPIAFFLIAYLQIVLGELCPKSVAMLYSEELARFLGTSIKAIVRFFNPFIWILNQSTRFLLRLFGIEYTGQSWRSPVTSEELQLIISTERESTGLELSERELLNNVFEFGDVIAQEVMTPRTSIAALSKAATFQNLLQEMISTGHSRYPIIGESLDDILGIVYFKDLAQPLAVGKLTPEANIQPWMRHARFVPEQTPLSELLPMMQQEKPAMVIVVNEFGGTVGLLTIQDVIAEIIGNAGESDNIDELLVEMLDNQTFLVQAQINLEDLNEALDLNLPLTKEYQTLAGFVLYQLQKIPAKDEVLYYENLEFTVVSAVGPRLHQIQVRRLEAK